Proteins from a single region of Meles meles chromosome 10, mMelMel3.1 paternal haplotype, whole genome shotgun sequence:
- the TMEM229A gene encoding transmembrane protein 229A, with translation MAGSDADGEGRARRCSAPRRPGEPCGPGGETAASGPEPLSTAEAPADGAALPAWMRLYFYGMHGITLDVLLSSARRFASSPDPRMLGFSSPYRCLLHSLTHFALEKVYLQQRRCPSAFVFNFLLYPSAHVALQTLAGQALLLGLRSGRGGAAVPGTLDLALQYVLALYHCHVFLNRFLRLRYGRQPEQQQQHWPGAPPAPRGARTPVVAGGPGHLPRGGRGVGGAPSHGLPGLLRFLFFGMHGFLDEIFFTFFFNLLGQGDGVTSGHTSLWSFFMYGSCSFVVEKLYFHLHWSRGWSTWKRIPIYVIFIYVWELSWGLGLRMCGACSWDYSHYPLNFMGLITLMYLPGWLFLSVYQDLLFNVLWRVQYIPTN, from the coding sequence ATGGCGGGCAGCGATGCGGACGGCGAGGGTCGCGCGCGAAGATGCAGCGCGCCCCGGCGTCCTGGGGAACCCTGTGGGCCGGGAGGCGAGACTGCGGCCAGCGGCCCAGAGCCGCTGTCCACTGCTGAAGCGCCGGCCGACGGCGCTGCGCTGCCCGCCTGGATGCGCCTCTACTTCTACGGGATGCACGGGATCACCCTGGACGTGCTCCTGTCCTCGGCTCGGCGCTTCGCTAGCAGCCCGGACCCCCGGATGCTGGGCTTCTCCTCGCCCTATCGCTGCCTGCTGCACTCGCTCACCCACTTTGCCCTGGAGAAGGTCTACCTGCAGCAGCGGCGCTGCCCCAGCGCCTTCGTTTTCAATTTTCTCCTCTACCCCTCAGCGCACGTGGCACTGCAGACCCTGGCCGGCCAGGCGCTGCTGCTCGGCCTGCGCAGCGGGCGGGGGGGCGCGGCAGTGCCGGGGACACTGGACCTAGCGCTGCAGTATGTGCTGGCGCTCTACCACTGCCATGTGTTTCTGAACCGCTTCCTGCGCTTGCGGTACGGGCGGcagccagagcagcagcagcagcattggCCGGGTGCGCCCCCCGCCCCTCGGGGCGCCAGGACCCCTGTGGTTGCCGGTGGCCCGGGCCACCTACCCCGAGGCGGCAGGGGCGTCGGGGGAGCTCCCAGTCACGGGCTGCCGGGCCTGCTCCGCTTTCTTTTCTTCGGAATGCACGGCTTTTTGGATGAgatcttcttcactttcttctttaatttactggGGCAGGGAGATGGGGTAACCAGCGGCCACACGTCGCTCTGGTCCTTCTTTATGTACGGCAGCTGCAGTTTCGTGGTGGAAAAGCTCTACTTCCATCTTCACTGGAGTCGTGGCTGGAGCACTTGGAAGCGGATACCCATCTACGTGATCTTCATCTATGTTTGGGAGTTGTCCTGGGGTCTGGGACTTCGGATGTGCGGTGCTTGTTCCTGGGACTATTCTCACTATCCGCTCAATTTCATGGGCCTCATCACCCTGATGTATTTACCTGGTTGGCTATTCCTTAGTGTGTACCAGGACCTACTTTTCAACGTGTTGTGGCGGGTGCAGTACATACCAACtaactaa